AGGGCAAAGCAGGCTGGGAGTAAATTTCTTAAAGCGCCGCGGGGAAGGGATACATGGAGGCCTTCTGCTACATGGACGGGATAATAAAAACGTTCCGGGTGGACAGGATAATATCCGCCCGCGCTTCGCACGGCGGAAGTTGAGAGTTAAGAGTTGAGAGTTTAGAGTGATGGTAAGGTTTTCAACTCTCAACGCTCAACTCACAACTGAATAACTGGCGGCAAAGCCGCCCCCCTTGTGAAATCCCCGCCCGCGGCTTTGGTGAACGGCGGTATATCCAATCTGTATGTAACCCATTTCACAATCGCGGTGATATAATCGCCCCGGCGCGGCGGGTACCGCGCCGCAATCACACCACTGGAGGAAAGATATGGGCGCAAGCGGAATTTCGAAAATCGGCGTCATCGGCATCGGCACGATGGGCAACGGCATCGCGCAGGTTTCGGCGCAGTGCGGGTTCGACACGATCGTCATCGACGTAAGCGAAGAGGTCGTCGCCAAGGGGCTGGCCAAGATTCACAAGTCGCTGGAGCGGCTGGTCGCGAGCTACGAGAAAAGCGGCGGAGCGAAGGGAATATCCGCGGAAGCCGCGGCCGAGGCGAAGGGCCGGCTCAAAACGGGCGTCGCTACGGCGGACCTTCTGGGCTGCGACATAATCATCGAGGCGATAATCGAGAATTACGAGGCCAAGGCCGCGAAATTTAAGGAACTATCGGAGCTTGGATTCAGCGGCATACTCGCTTCGAATACGAGCAGCATTTCGATAACCAAGCTGGCGTCCTGCTACGCGCATCCGGAAAAATTCATGGGGATGCACTTCATGAATCCGGTGCCGCTGCAGCCGGGCGTCGAGCTCATCCGGGGTTTCCTGACGAGCGACGAAACGAGCGAGACGGTGACGGCATTGACGCGCGACCTCGGCAAGGAACCGATCAAGGCGGAAGACAAGGCAGGATTCGGTATCAACCGGATGTTCGTCCCCTTCTGCAACGAGGCGTACCGGGTCGTCGAGGAAGGGATAATGAGCGTGGAGGACTGCGACAAGACGACGCTGTGCTTGGGGCACAAGATGGGGCCGCTGACGACGTCGGATTACGTCGGACTCGACACGATGTACTACATCACGCACGTCCTCTGGGCGGAGTTCGGCGACGCGTACCGGCCGAGCCCGCTTCTGACCAGGCTGTTTGAAGCCGGACACTTCGGGATCAAGACCGGCAAGGGATTCTACATCTACGACGAGCAGGGGAACAAGATTGGCGTGAATCCCGCCGTGGCGCGGTACCGGATCGGGGGGTAGCGCGCGGTGCGCCCGGAAGCGGGCGCGGAGGTTGCAATGAATGAAAGGAAACGCATCCGCAAGCCGGCTGGCCTCGTCCACATCGTCGCCTGGGTGGTTTTCGGCGCGTGGGCGGGATTCTGGATGTTCTTCAACGTGGCGTCGGGATTCGGCGAGATCGCCGAATACGGAACCGGCTCGTTGATCGGCCATCTGATGATGCCCGCGGGCATCGTCATTGTGCTGGCCGTGCTTCTGCTCAACCGATTGCTGGGCGGATTGCTGCTATTGGCGGGCGCGGTTGGCTGCCTGCTGTTTTTCAGGGGCAACTACGAGATTTTCCTCGCACTCACGCTAGTCCTGCCGCAGCTTCTCGCCGGAGCGCTTTTCATCGCCGGGGTGTTCACGGGGCCGAAGGCGGCGAAGCCGGCAAATCCCGCCGCTGTATAATGCATCAATTACGGCCGACGGCGCAGGTCTCCTGCATTCGTAAATCGGAAACTAATTCAGCTTATAGTTAAGCGTCACGGTCATTGTGAGCGACGACTTGCCAAGCTCCTCCGGGATCGCTCCAAAAGGAGCCGCGTTCTGCACCGCCTGCACCGCGGCGCTGTCCAAGTCGGAGAATCCGCTCGACGACGCGACGCTCACGCCCGACACGCCGCCGGACGCGGTGACGGTGAACCGCACCTTGACGCTGCCCTCGTGCTCCATACGCTTCGCCTGCTCGGGATAGAACTTCGCGCCCTGAACTTTGGATTTCACCGAGCTCGTGTATTTCGAGAGGATCGCGGCGGTGTCCACTTTCGGTTTCTCCGGCTCGGGCGGCGGCTCCGGTTTCGGCCCCGGCTCCGGAGTTGCGGGCGCGGGCTCGGCCGTTCCGGTTCCGCCGGGCGTTCCTCCCGGCACGCCGCCCGCTTCGCCCTCCGGCACGCCGTCCGGCTCCGGATTTACCACCGGCCTGCCGTCGTCAACAAGATCCGAAGGCATCGGCTCCGGCGCCTTCGGGGGGGGAGGCGGCTCGTTCTGTTTCTTTTCAGGCTCCTGCTTCCTTTCTTCGCGTTTTTTTTCCTCGATTTTCGGCGGCTTGGTCTTTGGCGGTTCCGGCTTCGGCTGTTCGATTTTCGGCGGCTCGCTGAAATTGAAAATCAGCGCCACCTGCGGCGAGCGCGCCAGAATCACAGGCACTTTCAGAATGGCGAAAAGCAGCAGATGAAACGCCACGCTGCCGGCAAGCACCCATGCTTTCCATGTAAGGCGCATGCTACTCCCCCCCCGTCTTGGCTTCCAGCGCCTCCCGCGTCGCGGTTTCGAGCGCGACCGATTTCATCCCCGCGGCGCGCACCGCGTCTATCGCCTTCACCACGGTTTCTATAGGCACGGTCTTATCCGACTTGATCCGCACGATTTCGGGATGGCTCTCTTCCTTTGCCGTCGTCAGCGCCGCGACGAGGTTCTCCCATTCGACTGGCGCCTGGTTCAAAAACAAATTCGCGTCCTTGTCTATCGCGAGGTTGAGCGCCTTTTCCTCGGTGATGTCAGCGCTCACGCTGCGCGGCAAATCCACGTTGATCGAAGGCGCGAGGAACCGGTTGACCAGCATGAAAAACAGAAGCAGGATGAAAATGCAATCCAACAGCGGGGCGATCATTATCCCGGCTTCAGGCAACGGCTTGCGGCGGATGCGGCGGCGGGGCATTTAAATTACCTCCCAGCCCATCCTGCGGAAAACCTTTTCGACGTGCGCCACCGCGCGGGCCAGCCAGGTTTCATGCTTCGCCACCTGGCGGGTGAAGTGCAGGTACGCGATGACGCACGGGATCGCGATGCACAATCCCGCGGCGGTCGTGATAAGCGCCTCCCAGATTCCTCCGGCAAGGTCGCTTGGATTCACCTGGCCCTGCAGGTTTTGAATCTGGATGAACGCGCGGATGAGCCCCGTGATCGTTCCGAGGAGTCCGAGCAGCGGAGCGGTCTGGGCGATGATATTGATTCCGGTCAGACCGTGCTGCGGGATGCGAAGGTGCTCCTCGATCGCGATATCCACGCTTTCGAGGTTCAGCGACTTGTCGCGCTTCGCCGCGAGCAGCTCGCGCACCAGCGGATCGCCGTCGGGATTTCCGTCAGCTCCGGTCTTGACCTTGTCGCTTTCGCATGTCTCCATAAGGTTGCGCCGGTAGCGCGGCAAAACCGCCATAAAAAAAATGGACCGTTCGATAATGAAATACAGCGCGGCGATGCTCTCCGCAAGGAGAGGCCACATGAATATGCCGCCTTTTTCGAACCATTCCACCGATATGAGCCCCGATAATTACCCGGCTTCGCGGGCGGTAATTTTATCATCGGCACACAATTACGCGGCGCTAAAAGGCGAACACCGCTTCAGCCTGCCATTCAAATCCCGGCTTCGGCCCGTATCTGCGGTCAACCTCGTCGGTGACGTTAAGCAGATGCAGCTTTAATTTCCACGCACCGGTTCTGTAACCGAAGTGAAAATCGAGCGTCGTAAAGCCGGGCGCTTCAATCGCGTTTGCGGAATCCGTGAACCGGCTTGACGTGCTTCGAAGAAAAGCCTCGGCGTTCCACGCGCCGCGCGTGTAATCCAAAGAAACGCGGTGATCCCACTTCGGCGAATTCGGAAGCCTTGATCCGGAATCATCGTCGGTTGCATCAGTGTAAAGCGCATCGTACGAAGCCGTCCAGTCGGACGAAAGCCTGTGGCCCCAACCGAATTCAACTCCCTGCGACAGCGCGTTCTCAATATTGGATTCGCGGAAAAGCCACGGCGACGAAGAAATCTCGACCGCACTGATCAAATTTTCGACTTCGTTGCGGAACAGAATCAGGCGGGTCTGGCCGTTTTTGTACGGCCGCGCTTCGAGAGTAAGCTGATAGCCGGTGCTGGTCTCGGGCTGCAAATCCGGGTCTCCTTCGACGCGGTAGCCGAACGGGCTGTTGAAATCGAAGTAAAGCTCGCGCAGTCCCGGCGCTCGGAATCCGCGCGAAACGCTTGCCCGCAGGTCGTACGCCTCACTCGGCTTCCAACGGAACCCGACCTTCGGACTCATTTGTTTTCCGTAGGAGCTGTTATCGTCAAGCCGCACGCCCCAAATCCAAGTCCACTTTGGATTCGCGATCCACTCATGCTCAACGTATGCGACGGTAGTATCGTAGTCGGCGAATCCGGATTCTACGCGGTCGCTTTTGATCGAGTCTCTCAACGATCTCACGCCAAGCGTAAAAATGTGTTCGGACTTGTACCAGACATATTCGGCCTCGTAATCGCGCGAGCTTTCGGTGAAAGATGTTTCAGTCGCAGAGGAGGAATCGAAACCAACGAAGTAGCTGCGGTATCCGTGGTCGAAATTTCCATCGCGGATGCCCAGTCGTAAAACTTCGCCCGGATTTGTATCCCACTCGAAATCCGCGGATAGCTGCAAGCGCTCCGTCGAAGTGTCGCCGTTGCGAACGATGTCCGGGGGTGCGAACCGCGTGCTGCGCCGCACCTCGTCGAAATACAACGCGGTGACTTCGATGCGCGAAGCGTCCGAAAACGCGTGCCGGAGCTTTGCGAAAACCGCGTCGTGATCTTCTTCATCCCCGTCGCTGTCCAATGAGCGCGTGTCGAGGTCGTAACCATCGTAATCGAAATGCTCATAATCGAACAGCGCCGAGGTGTCTCCCCCTCCCCACGAAATTCCGATGCCTTCCGTAAGCAGGCCGAAGCTACCGCCCTTTCCCCGCAGCTCGCCGGATGCACCCTGCCCCGGCTTTTTTGTGATGATGTTTATTACGCCGCCGATCGCCTCGCTTCCGAAAATCGTGGACGACGGCCCCTTGATTACCTCGATCCGCTCGACCGCCGACAAGGGAAGCTGGTTCACGTCGAGTTGGTCGAAAACGCGGCCCGTGATGCGCTTGCCGTCGAGCAAAATCAGCGTGAACTTGGCGGGAAGCCCCAGAAGCCCGATGCTCGTTCCTCCGAAAACATCGTTCTCGTTCATTCCGACTTTGCGCCGAAGCAAATCGAGCATGTCCTGCGCGCCGCTTTCTTCGATTTCGGCTCGGTCGATTATCTCGGTCGTTGTCGGCACATCTTTGATCCCCCCCTGCCCCTTCGAATCCTCGACATCCACCTGGCCGAGTTCGACTTCGCCGTCGCTTTCGGATTCGTCGTCTAGGATTATCTCGTCGCCCGGCGGGGGGGACTCTTCGTCCTGCGCGGCGGCAGGAGCCGCCATCCAAAGCGAAGCGAAAATAGCGAGCGCGCCGGCAGACACATATATCGTGCGATTCAACAGATCACCCGTAATTCTGTCCGGGCAGGGGGAAGCATTGCCGCTTCCCCCATCCGGACGAAATTGCCATCAATTAGGTTTTATTCCAGTAGCGACCAGTCGGCCGTGAAGTCCACGTTTTCGACTACCGTATCGCTGGTCGCGATGTCCACAATCCCGCCGTTGCCTTCATAGTTGCCGAAATACGTCGCCTTGTGCGTGGTGAAGTTGTACTGGAAAATCGAGACGCTGTACTGGCCCTGGGGCAGTCCGGTGAACTCGAAGTCCACTCCAGCGGCGTTGTAATTGGCCTCGGTTATTTCGAAGTTTCCGAGGGGCGCGCCCTGACGGGGGGGGATCGTGTTCGCGCTTACGTAAACGGGCATCGTCCAATCCGGCGTTCCGGTGAACGACACTGTTCCACGAATCACGCCGTTGTCGAGCGTGGGGGGTTCGACTCCGAATCCGGCGGCGAATCGGATGTTTGAATTGTTGACCATGTTGACGTCGATTACGATATCATCCGCGAATTCGCCGTAAGGCGTGACCTCGTGCGTGGCGAAATCGTACCCGAGAAGCTGGACGCGGTACACGCCGTAGCTCATGTTTTCGATGTCGTACTCGAACCATCCGTCAACTATCATTTCCGCCGTAATATCGAACGTGAAACTGTTGACGTTGTCCGGCGGGCCGGGAGGAAGGGTTATGTCGGTGCGGAAAGCGTAAATATAAACGGCCTTGTCCGCCGGGAAGTCGCCTGCAACCTTAACCGACCCCGATAGCGTGCCGTCGGTGCCAAGCGCGTTGGCGGTAATGGACGACTTATCCGGACTTGATTCCGTGAGTACGATATCTCCGGTTTCCGCAAGCGCAATCTGGCTTGTCCCTACAACTCCGACCAGCCGCACGCGGTAAGTTCCAAGCGAAATCTCCGTGAACTCGAAATCGTATCGCGTGCCGCTGAGCGTCAGCGTCGCGGTTGCTACCGGAGCGGCTGTGCCGTTGCGGTAAAGCTGGGCCTGAAACGTCGCGCCCTCGGGCAGCGTCCCGTTTACGTTGAAGCTCCCGGAAATCGAACCCGTTGCCGCGGGAGGCGGAAGAATTCGTCCTCCTCCCCCCCCGCAAGCGGAAAGCGCGGCCAATATGGCCGCCGTTGCAATTGCAAAAATCACCTTATTCAAAGCGTGTAACCTCCGAAATAGCTTGATTTATCGGCGGTCGCCCGCCGGCCGGAATGTCTCCGGCAAGATACGAATAACACGCGAATGCGGTGAACCGTGGGTCAGTATGCGGCTTGCGACCTTGTTACGAATTTCTCACAGCAAGCTTTAACATTCGATTATTTCCGTTAGGCGCGGTATACGCGATATACGCACGCCCCGGCGTGAAATTGACATTGTCCACAAGCATGCTCAGGAAGAAACCGGTTCCCGCGGTGGTCGGATCAACCGTCATCGGAGAAAGAAATCCCGGCTCTCCAATCTTGTCAATCGCATAGCGGGCGCCCAAATTGTTCTGGTCGAACCACGCGGCGGCGGCTATGCCTGTCCCGCCGGAATTGATAACGCCTACCGCGGTGGAAAATCCGTTGCCCGCGCGCGGTGCGTCAACGTCTTCAACCTCCCAGGAGTCCGCTCCCGTGCGCTTCGCGTACATCGGCTTGCCGGTAACAGCATTCTGGAATGTCATTACCGGCTTTCCTGCGAGATCGAGTGCGAGATCGAGATACAGCCCCGCCCCCGCCTCGCCCGCAACCACCTCGTTAACCCATGCCGGCGGATCTTGACCGAGGTCGAGGTACGAAAACGACGCTCCGTCCGTTTGGCTGTAGTACGCAATGCCTATAGTCTGGCCGCCGCCCGGATCGAAATATACCGGCTCGGCCCTTAACGCCTGCACCTGGAACTGGAAGCCGCCCGGAACGAAGCTGTCCGTAACTTCGAGCTCTTCCCAGTTGCTTCCGTTCTTTTCTGTACGCATTAAAGTTTGATTGGTCGCGTCCGTGTAACACACCACCGGAATGTTACCCGGGCCGATCGCGATCCGCGGCGAGCACAGCACCGCGTCGTAATCGCCCGATGTTCCGCGATCCACCACTTCGTAGTTTGTCCACGAGCCGTCGTTCGTAACATAAAGCACGCGCGTCGTCGGCGACGCGTCGCCCGTATCCGTCCAATCCAAGTAAACTATGTGCGGACGGTTCATCGCGTCGAATGCCAAGCTCGGGAACGGACCGTGCACCTCCCCGACCGGCGGAGTGTAAACCGTTTCGGTCACCCAGCTGCCCGACTCGTTCGAAGCATATTTAAGCGTTCCGTTGCCCTGGTCATAGTACGCGATGCCCAGCCAGCCCTCCGGCGCTTGCGCGATGGACGGCGTGAATCCCGTATCGCCGACGTTGTCAATCGTAGTGAGCGTGAAATTTCCCGTAAACGCCGGCGTTACCGTCATGCTCTCGGTGTTGTCATCTTCATTTCCGACGGCATCCCTCGCGCGAACGCTGAATCTGTACGTCCGGTTGTTTATCAGGTTCGTCACAATGGTCGCATTGCCGGAAACATTAAGCTTGGTTCTTCCCGCGGCCTCCGCTGCAAGAAAATCCACCGGCCCGCTGCCCGTGTCCTCTTCCCAATAAATGTTGAACGTGACCGGCGGACTAGAAACGTCCGTGGCGTCCCCCCACGAAATGTCGGCGCCCTGGTTGCGAGCGGCCGCCCCGGTGATACCGGAGGTTGTAATCCAAATAGGCGGCTCGGTATCCAACCCAGACTCCGGTGTGGCGATGAGGCTGTTGGTGTTTTGCGTGAGATTGGGCGGCGTCGCCGAATCCGCGGCGCGCACGCCGAAGCGGTACGCGACGCCGTTAGTCAGTCCGATTACCAGCGCGCTCTCTCCGGACAGCCCGTGCATCACCCTGCCTGCGGTGTCCGCTGCTCCGTAATCCAGCGGAGGAGTCCCGTCGTCCTCTTCCCAGTAAACACTGTAAGTTACCGGAGGCGTGTCCGCATCGGTCGCCCCGTGCCAAGTGACGCGCGCCGAACCATCCCCGGGAATCACCGCCTTAATTCCGGGCTGGTCAATCCAAACCGGAGGCGTTAAATCGGGGTTGCCGCTTGCTGAAGGCATTCCTAGCGAAAACTCCACGTTTTCCGTTTCGTTCGGGACGGTTGCACCGTCCAGTGCGGTGACAAGCAGGCTGTATACCTGGTCGTTCGCAAGTCCGGTCAACAAGTGCGGGCTGACAATGTCGTTGACGACCGTCGCCTGGTCTTTGATTATCGGCCCGTTGCCCGGCGCGTAATACAGTCTGTACCGCACAGGCGGCGAACCGGCGTCCGTCGCGCTGCCGAAGGAAATCGAAAGTTGGCCGTCGCCGGAGAGTACCTGCGTGATTCCGATTTCATCGTCCCATTCCGGCGGCAGAATGTCAGCGGTCGAGCCCGATTGCGGCGTACCGCGCCCTTTTCCGATCAGCTCGTCCGGCGGATTGCTCGTTTCGTTGTAAGGATCCGCGCTGTCGCGCGCGCGCACCAGCATGTAATATTCGGTACCATTCACGATGTTGTGCCCCGGATCGCTTCCCAAATAAAACGGGCTGGTTACTCCCACTATAGTCCGCACGTCGGACGCCTGCCCGATTGGAGAGGTCGCATACCGCAAAACGTACTGCACCGGCGGCGACTCCGCATCCTCGGCGCGCCCGAACCAAATCTTGATTATCCCGTCCGCCGCAACCGAGTTGGTTATGCCCGTGCCCGCCACCCATACCGGCGGGGTCGTGTCCGTAGCGGGCGTAACGAATTCGTATGCGGTATTGCTTTCGACGCCTTCTTCAAGGGCGAGCGTGTCGTAAGGCACGACCTTGTAAGTGTAGCCCTGTCCCACCTCGACCTGTGTGTCAATAAACGTATATACCGGTCTGCTGTTGTCCTCGGGAACCGACGGGCGCCAAACCGTAAGCGGGCCGCCCTGGCTGCCGATAAACGGGTCAACGAATCCCGGCTGGTCCTCGCGGTGCCTGTACACCCGGTATCCGCTCACGACCGAAAGGTAGTTCACCGCAATGGGAGTGATGTCTGAAACGCCGATTTCCTCGCTTTTGTCGCCGTCCACGTAACGATCGATGTGATCCTCTACACCGTCTCCGACGATGTTACCGAAGCGCAGCGCGATGGGCGTGATGTCCGCGACTCCCACTTCGCCGTCGTTGTTGTAGTCGCCCGTGTTCACTTCCGTCCATCGAAGCTCCACGTTCAGCCCCGCGTTTGTATTGGCTACCAGCGTAGTTACACGGTTCCAATCTCCCTTCGGCGCACTGGCGGGCGCACGGTTTCGGCTTTCGTCGAACGGCTGCGCAAGAAAGCTTACGGTAGCCACCGTCCCGTCTCCCGTCGGCATGCCTTTCTCCGGGTGAAGCCGGGCAACGCCGATGGAGACAAGTCCCGGTGTATGCGATACAACCATCGAAATCCGCTCGTTCTTGTTGCCGAAAAAGTCCGAAATCGCCGTTTCCTTCGGCGAAAATTCGGTGTATTCGTAGCGCAGATAAAGCAGGCTGTGCGGGATGCCGGGACTGCCATGAACCGAAATCGTGACCATCGTCTCGCCGTCAGCCAAGGTTTTTCGTTCGAGCCGATACAGCGCGGTAAGCTCGGCGTTCGGGCGGCCGGTGTCGTCCACCACCCAAAGCGAGAATCCCTCGGCGTGAACACCCATCGCCGGATCCAAGTTGTACGGATCGAGCGGCGTCCACGGCTCGCCCGCGGGCAGCGCGACCTGCTGGACGTACTCCTTAATATCCTTTGTAGGGCTGGCTTCGCCGCACGAAAGCAAGGTCGCCGCCATTGCGAAGGCGGCGATGATAGTTACAATTTTAATAAGTCCGAAAATTTGCTGAACAGCGCGCATAGACCGCCCCAATCGGGCCAAAAGCCCGGATTTCCACAACAGACGAGACATTATATCCCATAGTGGATTAGACGTCCGCGAAGTCGGAGAGGTTCACAGTATCAATTTCGTCAATGCAGTATCAATTTCGTCAATGCAATACGGCCTGATTGGATGACGATCGCTTTCCGGCGGATATTTCGTGAATAAACGGCCTAAAATCGAATTTTTCGGTATAATCCTAACGCGGGCAATCCATCCGGATCGGCATCCTCCGAGGAGGTGCCAATATTGCGCGCAATTCGTTTCGTCCTGACTGCGGCCGTTCCGGGTATCCCGCTCGCCGGAGCTTTCGCGATAGCTTATTCGCTTGCGGGGAGCACCGAAATCGCCGCCGGGCTGATTACCGTCGGCTTCGCCCTGATTTCGTTCTTCGCCGGAATCGCTGCGGGGAAAATCCTACCCGGGCAAATCTGGTCCGCTGCGGGCGCGGGAATCGCCCCGATTGCGGCGCTTGTTTTCACGGCGTGGAGGATGACGCCGGGCGGAATCGAATCAGCTGACTTACTTTCGGCATGCGTGCTCGCCCTGTTGGCAGCAACCGGGCTCGTTTTGGGAGCATCCGCCGCGAGTTTGCAATTTGGAATGCGCTATGTTGCCGCATCGGGATTCGCCGTCGGTGCTGCCGCGCTGTACCTTCATCAGGGGCTGGCCGAATCGCCTTTTTCCAGTGGTTATTTTCTCATAACGGACGACGTGCCGGGATGGATTGCGGCAAGCTGGCTGTTCGCGTTGCTTTACTTTTCCGGCTCGCTTCTGCTGGGCTCGATGTTTCCGGAAGGAGGCTGGCGGTGGGGGCTGTTCGCGGCCGGCCCCTCCCTGGCGCTTTTTGTCGAAGTATACCGATATTTCGGATATCTTGCGGCCGAAATGGGCGGCATCGCAGACGCGGTGCCCGGCAGCTTCGAGTCTGCTCTAGGCGACTCGGCGTTAATGGCGCTGTTTGCGTTGCTTGCATTCGCGATGTTCTTCGCCGCCGGCGCGCTGGGCGCAATCGCAGGCGTCTCCATGTCTCGAAGGCTCGAATCCGAATCTGCTGTTCGCGAAGCGGGAATTAGGATGCGGCCTTAGCGTTCGGCGCACCGATACCAAACCGCCGACCAGCATTTACAGCCCGTATGGATTATCGGGATCCGAAGGCGGCTTTTTTTCTTTCTTCTTCGGTTTTTTTTCTTCCTCGGCCTGGGCGACTTTGTCAATGTAAAACTGGGCTTCCCGTCGCGCCTTTTCCCACCTTACCGCCTCGTCCGCCGTCGCCTCCAGGAACCGAGTGTAAATCGGGGCGGCGTCCTCAAACCTGTCGCGGTTGACGTAGAATCGGGCGAGCGCAAGGAGCACTGCGGCGTCATCGGGCGCGGCGTCAAGCGCGAGCTTGTACTCGGCTTCGGCCTGCTCGTACTTTCCGTCGGCCTCTAGACTCTGCGCGCTGCGGTAATGCGCCATCTGCGGGCTGTAGCACGAGAAGAACTGACCCAGAACGAGCACGAGCGCGAGAGCGTGGAGGCGGGAGGAACAACGGCTTATCGTCTTGAGAAATGCCTTGAGCATGCACGGATTATACCCTCTGGGCACTGTCGGAATGCACGCGGCGTGAAATCCTGCTATCATCCTCCGCGGGAGGTTTCCGCATGGGAGCAACCAATTTTGGCAGGCGCGCGTTCCTGAAGGGGATCGCCGCGTTCGGCGGCGCGGCCGCGCTTAATCCATACCTTGTTTATTTCGCCGAGGCTGCAACTGTCAACGCCGCGCGCGCGAGGGGCGGTTCGCCTTACCAGAACACTTCAAAAGCGATTGCCGCGCTGGGTGGGATGGCGCGATTCGTCAAAAAAGGCCAGAAAGTCGCGATTGTCCCGAACATCGGCTGGGCGCGCACGGAGGAATATGCGGCGAACACGAATCCGCAGGTCGTTCGCTGCCTGGTTGACCTTTGCAAAAAAGCCGGTGCATCACAGATCGACGTCTTCTGCAATCCCTGCAATGACATACGCGTCTGCTACGAAAAGAGCGGCATCGAGAAGGCGCTGTCCGGCTCGGCCGCGCGGCTTCAATACTTGAGCGGGGATTCCTACGTTCTCGTGCCGGCGGTACGCGGCGTCAAAGCTCTGACAGGCGGCACCGACGTGTACAAACTGGCGCGCAACGCCGATGTGCTTATCAACGTCCCGATACTCAAACACCACGGCTTGGCCGGCTTGACCATCTGTATGAAGAACCTGATGGGAGTGATAAAAAAGCGCGGCGAGCTTCATTCGCGGATACACGACGCGCTTCCCGACCTCGCAATGATGATCCCTTCGCATTTGTGCGTCGTTGACGCGACGCGCATCCTGAAGCGCAACGGCCCCACAGGCGGCAGCCTTGACGATGTGGAGCGCAAGGACACGGTCAT
This is a stretch of genomic DNA from bacterium. It encodes these proteins:
- a CDS encoding 3-hydroxybutyryl-CoA dehydrogenase (converts (S)-3-hydroxybutanoyl-CoA to 3-acetoacetyl-CoA), which encodes MGASGISKIGVIGIGTMGNGIAQVSAQCGFDTIVIDVSEEVVAKGLAKIHKSLERLVASYEKSGGAKGISAEAAAEAKGRLKTGVATADLLGCDIIIEAIIENYEAKAAKFKELSELGFSGILASNTSSISITKLASCYAHPEKFMGMHFMNPVPLQPGVELIRGFLTSDETSETVTALTRDLGKEPIKAEDKAGFGINRMFVPFCNEAYRVVEEGIMSVEDCDKTTLCLGHKMGPLTTSDYVGLDTMYYITHVLWAEFGDAYRPSPLLTRLFEAGHFGIKTGKGFYIYDEQGNKIGVNPAVARYRIGG
- a CDS encoding TonB family protein — translated: MRLTWKAWVLAGSVAFHLLLFAILKVPVILARSPQVALIFNFSEPPKIEQPKPEPPKTKPPKIEEKKREERKQEPEKKQNEPPPPPKAPEPMPSDLVDDGRPVVNPEPDGVPEGEAGGVPGGTPGGTGTAEPAPATPEPGPKPEPPPEPEKPKVDTAAILSKYTSSVKSKVQGAKFYPEQAKRMEHEGSVKVRFTVTASGGVSGVSVASSSGFSDLDSAAVQAVQNAAPFGAIPEELGKSSLTMTVTLNYKLN
- a CDS encoding biopolymer transporter ExbD; translated protein: MPRRRIRRKPLPEAGIMIAPLLDCIFILLLFFMLVNRFLAPSINVDLPRSVSADITEEKALNLAIDKDANLFLNQAPVEWENLVAALTTAKEESHPEIVRIKSDKTVPIETVVKAIDAVRAAGMKSVALETATREALEAKTGGE
- a CDS encoding MotA/TolQ/ExbB proton channel family protein, with translation MEWFEKGGIFMWPLLAESIAALYFIIERSIFFMAVLPRYRRNLMETCESDKVKTGADGNPDGDPLVRELLAAKRDKSLNLESVDIAIEEHLRIPQHGLTGINIIAQTAPLLGLLGTITGLIRAFIQIQNLQGQVNPSDLAGGIWEALITTAAGLCIAIPCVIAYLHFTRQVAKHETWLARAVAHVEKVFRRMGWEVI
- a CDS encoding TonB-dependent receptor, whose product is MNRTIYVSAGALAIFASLWMAAPAAAQDEESPPPGDEIILDDESESDGEVELGQVDVEDSKGQGGIKDVPTTTEIIDRAEIEESGAQDMLDLLRRKVGMNENDVFGGTSIGLLGLPAKFTLILLDGKRITGRVFDQLDVNQLPLSAVERIEVIKGPSSTIFGSEAIGGVINIITKKPGQGASGELRGKGGSFGLLTEGIGISWGGGDTSALFDYEHFDYDGYDLDTRSLDSDGDEEDHDAVFAKLRHAFSDASRIEVTALYFDEVRRSTRFAPPDIVRNGDTSTERLQLSADFEWDTNPGEVLRLGIRDGNFDHGYRSYFVGFDSSSATETSFTESSRDYEAEYVWYKSEHIFTLGVRSLRDSIKSDRVESGFADYDTTVAYVEHEWIANPKWTWIWGVRLDDNSSYGKQMSPKVGFRWKPSEAYDLRASVSRGFRAPGLRELYFDFNSPFGYRVEGDPDLQPETSTGYQLTLEARPYKNGQTRLILFRNEVENLISAVEISSSPWLFRESNIENALSQGVEFGWGHRLSSDWTASYDALYTDATDDDSGSRLPNSPKWDHRVSLDYTRGAWNAEAFLRSTSSRFTDSANAIEAPGFTTLDFHFGYRTGAWKLKLHLLNVTDEVDRRYGPKPGFEWQAEAVFAF
- a CDS encoding fibronectin type III domain-containing protein — encoded protein: MLSCGEASPTKDIKEYVQQVALPAGEPWTPLDPYNLDPAMGVHAEGFSLWVVDDTGRPNAELTALYRLERKTLADGETMVTISVHGSPGIPHSLLYLRYEYTEFSPKETAISDFFGNKNERISMVVSHTPGLVSIGVARLHPEKGMPTGDGTVATVSFLAQPFDESRNRAPASAPKGDWNRVTTLVANTNAGLNVELRWTEVNTGDYNNDGEVGVADITPIALRFGNIVGDGVEDHIDRYVDGDKSEEIGVSDITPIAVNYLSVVSGYRVYRHREDQPGFVDPFIGSQGGPLTVWRPSVPEDNSRPVYTFIDTQVEVGQGYTYKVVPYDTLALEEGVESNTAYEFVTPATDTTPPVWVAGTGITNSVAADGIIKIWFGRAEDAESPPVQYVLRYATSPIGQASDVRTIVGVTSPFYLGSDPGHNIVNGTEYYMLVRARDSADPYNETSNPPDELIGKGRGTPQSGSTADILPPEWDDEIGITQVLSGDGQLSISFGSATDAGSPPVRYRLYYAPGNGPIIKDQATVVNDIVSPHLLTGLANDQVYSLLVTALDGATVPNETENVEFSLGMPSASGNPDLTPPVWIDQPGIKAVIPGDGSARVTWHGATDADTPPVTYSVYWEEDDGTPPLDYGAADTAGRVMHGLSGESALVIGLTNGVAYRFGVRAADSATPPNLTQNTNSLIATPESGLDTEPPIWITTSGITGAAARNQGADISWGDATDVSSPPVTFNIYWEEDTGSGPVDFLAAEAAGRTKLNVSGNATIVTNLINNRTYRFSVRARDAVGNEDDNTESMTVTPAFTGNFTLTTIDNVGDTGFTPSIAQAPEGWLGIAYYDQGNGTLKYASNESGSWVTETVYTPPVGEVHGPFPSLAFDAMNRPHIVYLDWTDTGDASPTTRVLYVTNDGSWTNYEVVDRGTSGDYDAVLCSPRIAIGPGNIPVVCYTDATNQTLMRTEKNGSNWEELEVTDSFVPGGFQFQVQALRAEPVYFDPGGGQTIGIAYYSQTDGASFSYLDLGQDPPAWVNEVVAGEAGAGLYLDLALDLAGKPVMTFQNAVTGKPMYAKRTGADSWEVEDVDAPRAGNGFSTAVGVINSGGTGIAAAAWFDQNNLGARYAIDKIGEPGFLSPMTVDPTTAGTGFFLSMLVDNVNFTPGRAYIAYTAPNGNNRMLKLAVRNS